The DNA window TCGTCTTACTAACAATTACTATTATCATTCCGGTAGTATAGTAAGATATTTAAAAACAACGTTCCTCAACATTACGTAGATATTATCGTTAACAACCACTCTACCCTCGACCTTCACTCCacaaaggaaaagaaactgGTTATATCACAAAAAGGATACAATCTGAAAACTGAACAATAAAAGTACACTCCTATATCTTACACACACGCCACTCTCCCCGTCTTGATCGCATTCAATAAGATTCCAATTTGgcaataataaataaacaataagaatattaataataataccaaCTCATTATACTGGTTCTCGGTTACAGATAAACACGCACGTATTGATATCTCCTAATTATCCAAAATGTACAGTAACAGTAATCAAATCCCTATGAATTATACCAATACTCCAATGtttcaacaacaacaacaacagcatcatcttcatcaccttaataataataataccgGTGCTGTGCTTTCAAATCTAAATAACGATGATGCTAGCCAACAACGACCTTTATTTGGTGACATGATCATGAATTCAAATGTACTAAATGAACATGATCCAAGACTAGCATCTCATTTGGATCTAAACAtgtcaaataataaattagaTCCTTCAgcaaaaaatgatattattagtaataacaataatacaCCAGATCTAGCAAATAATGCCACCACTGTGACCACGACAAATATTAATACCAATAACCCTGTCACTACGAGTGCAAACTTACATAGTAACAGTAATTCAAGTATTTCTTTACACGCACTGAATACACAACAACAAATTCAGAAAGATCtcaatgataataatattcaaaataataataacaataattccaaaaataatgtacataataataataataaaaaccAAGATCAAGGGTTTAGAAAtgtaaattcaatgaacaAACAACTCTATTTAATGacaatgaataataatcCTCACGCTTTAACTGATCCAGCAATTCAAGAAACTTTATCCCCCTTTTTTCAACCTTTCGGTGTTGATGTATCTCATTTACCAATGACTAATCCACCAATCTTTCAGAGTGCTCTACCCGTCTCTGACGAACCTGTAAGGAGAAGACGTAtttctatttcaaatgGTCAAATTGGCCAACTGggtgaagatattgaaactgttgataatatttacaatacTCAACCACCACCTTTACCAAGACAGTATCATCAGAATCATTCTcgttcaaattcaaatgcTAATGGTGATAATCATCCTCAAAATTTCCCTATCAATCCAATACCTTGGCAaaataatcataataatggtagtaataataacattAATACTAATTCTCATGATCCACTCTATATGCAACAGGCTGTACCGCAACACCAACAACAGTATATGCCTCAACAGCAGAGACAGTTTAATCCTCAATTTGCTGCTCAACATCAGCAACAACAGTACGCtcaacaacaacagaaACAAAACCATGAGGACTATGGCGACGAGCCAATGCCAGGCACCACAGCATGGAAACGAGCACGATTGTTGGAAAGAAATAGAATAGCAGCTTCAAAATGTAGACAACGTAAAAAGATTCAACAGTTGCAATTACAAAAAGATTTCAATAAGTTATCTTCTgagaataaaatattaaagaagaaactaaATTATTATGAGAAGctaattttaaaatttaagaaatttacTGAATCTCATTTCAAGAACtgtaattttaataaaaatgaaaatgatgattcattaaaaattattcagGAAATGTTAATGATCGATGAAGATATTcatgaaattaatgaaaatggtatcATTGTTAaagtagaaaaaaattcaagtgGCCTTCTAGGAACTGATAGAGATGTTTGAATATAGTATCttagtattttttttcatatatacatattaGTTTTTTAATTCACTACTCTTTTTTATGTTTCCGACTGATAATTTTTGTACACTTTTGAAGAGttacaaatatataaatatgtaCATATACATAGAGAGATGGacaaattttatttgataaaccTCACCTAACTGGTTCAAACCATTTGTGTCCCATCGCTTCTTTTGCGGTTAATCTCTCTTGGTGATCATATCTTAATAAATTATCGattaaatcaataatttcttcattcCCACTCAAATGCTTATTAGTGTCATTTATAAACCTATACCATGGTCTTCTAATATATTGATCCATGTCGTGAAATTCTCTTGGTAATACAATCtcatatttattcaaatatctttcaaaatcatcacTTCCTAATACTCTAACTATTTTAACCAATTGATCTGTATTACTTGTACCATGGAAAAACGGTTCCTTCTGGAAAATCATCGAAGCTAACATTGTACCAAATGACCACATATCCAACGAATAATCGTACATTCTATAATCAACTAATAATTCCGGgcctttgaaaaatctagATGCAACACGAACATTATATTCCATATTCGCATGATAAAATTCAGCAAGCCCCCAATCAATTAATCTTAATTTACGGGCCTTGTGATCGATCATCACATTATGAGGCTTGACATCCCTGTGCATTATTCCCATTGAATGACAATAATCTAAAGCTTTCAACAATTCAAACATGTAATATCTAATCTCTAAGTCTGTTAATTTAGGATATAAAATACGGAAATCAATATTGTTAACGTATTCAAAAACCAATGCAGGCGTCTTCGAAATTGGatcttttattatatcaaatagttgaattatattttcatgtCCATTATGCGATAACTCATATATGTAATCCCTTTTGAACTTTAAGACgctttcctttttattgCTGTAATAATtgtcaattttgaattcaagGCTCGTTGGTGGTGTCGTTTCATtagataaatttgataaaattttgatttccctcttaattttttcttttttaacAGGTTTCAACATCTTTATAACAATTAATTTACCACTTTTCAGTTGAACACCTTGAAACACTTCAGAATATTTACCACGACCTacttttgtttcaatttcatacTCTTCATTGTTTGTCGACCATTCAATTGAGGTATTTTCATAATCCCAATACTCTTGGTCCTTCTGCTTATTAACGTTCGTGTATACTCTTGATTCCGACCATATTCTACTTTTCATGACTAGAAATATCTCGATCTTCCTTGTTAGGAGGGGGGAACAAAACTTAATACTCTTCTAACTCTATTTCAACAATCATCTGGTAAGTCCAACTCTTCTAAACCTCAAttctagaaaattttttagtATTGTAATACATCATCTTACACGATCAGTTACGACTATAAAGAGTAAGACACGATGTATATAAGTATATAAGTGCTGCGTGTAGAAATCCATCGATATATCCACAAATTACAAGTTTTGTAGACCCTTGATGACTTCAGCATGTGCGGTTTGGTTAAGTTGGTCTTCAATGGTGGCACCATTTCTGACTTGGTGGAAAATGTCCCTTGTCTTCTCGAAATAGACTGTTTCCAAGAGATTTCTCATTTGAGATTCGACATCTTCAATTAGAACACCCAAGTTGGTGACGTGGGCAATATGCGTTTGTTCTAAAGAGTTAGCATCCACAGACAAGGTCTTTTCAGTTTGTCTTGTTAAATTTCCTGACAATCGTAGCAATTTCTGTGATTCACTATCatctttttctaattgaAGAATGATTGTTGTAGTCACTTTATATTGGAAAGTGTTACCATTTGTGCTGACTACTTCTACGACATGCACACTATCCCAATGGTTTTTACTCTTGttacttttcttgaaaagcACGACACCTGCAAAATCTTCAGcgttttcatcatcttctaaatCCCAAAGGTAGACACTGGACACACCACCTTCGTAATATAGGTCTCTATAGACATCAAATGAGTCATTGCATAGAATTTCCAATTGTCTTAGGGATTCCGATGGGAATGGACTATCCATCAAAACGTCGTCACTTAATTTaggaaaatattcatttgaCCAAGGCGATCTGAATGAGTCCAAATCTCTGTTGTAGTCACAGCAAAGATACTCACGATTAGAGAAACCTGGGTCGTTAGAGATCTTTAAAGGAACGtcaattgatgataataaatcTTCAGCCAAAGTTGGTTCTAAATTAATTACGTTTTGAAGATTCGAGTTTATCTTCACAGGATTTAATCGACGTAATAAATCCAATGCAGCATCATATTTATCTCCCTCGGAACTCATTGCTATCGACTACTTTATTATACTATTGCTTATAGTTTGGTTTCTGTTCTAACTGTCTCCTTTTAATTACAAAattcactttttttttcttcctaCAAAAATATTAGTGGAAActacatatataaataaaataaataaatggGTTAAGAAACATCTATTCTGCCATTAAGGCCATCAATTGGAATCCTGCAACGATGCATGCCATTTGTAAGATCCAATTGAGaagttcttgaaatttggaATTGTGCTCATCACCGGATTCCAATAAATCGGGTACAATAGTAACGGCACTCAAATATATGAATCCACCAGCACTAAATGGTAGTAGAAATTCGtcattgaattgatttAGGATGCCTTCGTTGATTAGACATCCGATCATGGTGCCGAATATGCTGCCTAGAGAATTGACGGATAGGGATTTGTAGGTTTTGAAATTACTGAATCCtgatttcttgaaaatgacaAAGTCAGTGATCTTGTGGGGCACTTCATGCGCCAATATGGCTAATGTAGTGATCACACCTATCGTGGTATTATTATAGAACGATGTCGCGAGAGTAATGCCGTCTGTGACATTATGGATCAAAGAAGTGATTAGATTTAAATAAACAGACGACGATGAAGTTGAACCATGCGAATGTGAATGAGAGTGAGAATGAGAGTGAGAATGAATATTGGATGACATTATATGTGAAATTTTATCCAAAGTGAGGAATGACATAAATCCCATAAATAGGCCATTTCCTAAAAGAGTAGGATCTGATTCAGGTATAATatgtaaaaaaatatcaccTAGTAGAGTACCTAATGCAAAAGCGACGAACAGAGAGATCGAGCGAGCATTACCATGAAGCATAGGCATTGAGATAATTAGCATGTATGGAATGATCTGGATAAACGCAGATGCTAGCATTGAATTCAATCGAGAATCATaaacaaagaaatgattcttcaaatagtGGACCAATGTCACCATGGACTGAGATTGCTGATGATTGTCACCATGCTCATGACCATGATGAGCCCACGCCATGCTAGCGAGAGTGAATATACATAGCGATACGTTTCTGACCAGCATTAGCGAATCGATCAACGATGAAGCTGTTCCAATGTTCTTGGACCTTCcattttttacttttttttcatgacagttaaatatattttacaTGTATTTTGGGCGTCGTTGGCAAGGCTTATTGACTACCACGCAGTAAGTAAGCTACACTCTCAAGATGTGCTCGTCATAATAATTGAAAGACATATACCTACAGAATAACTGATCCACAATCTGAATCTACGGTGCAACACATGAACCGGTAATCTCTTCCATCTCAACGTCCCTCTTGTTTCGTCCAGACGGGCTCCCCGCAAGAAAGTGACCCATTTCCACTGACTTACTCCGCCAGTATCACCACCATCCACCATCCATCATTCTGTGCTCAACGCTCTATATTTTATACATATACACGCATTCCATTCATTCTACGGACTtcagttttcttttttcgtCTCTCTCTTGAAAATCGTCTAAATTTGTaaagcaaaaaaagaagaaaacacTTTTCTCCCTAATTGAATGGTTGTCTAAACCACAAGGAGAAACAGATAATTATTACGGTATAATTCTTCGTCATGGCTATTACTTCTGACCAgaagaatgaaattgacTTGTTTCACAAGCAAgtagaaattgaaaatccAAGTGATATCATACAATTTGGTGCAAATTATTTTAACAGAAGATTAGAATTACAAAGAGGTTTTATAAAGaagcaagaaaatttcGCTCTTTCTAAAGGGATCTCTTTGTTTCCAAACGATATGGCTCAGGATCCAATGTCTACAACTCACAGAAGTAGTAGCGCTGTTAATTTTAAGTCTCCATTTGTCGACCAGGATCCACATTCTATCCATTCAGGACCACATAGTAACAATAGTAGTAGTGAACCATTTAAAAGCAATTTTAACGTTACTACTGAATCTAAGAAACGTATAAACTCACCAATGGACCCTTCTCAATCTAATGATGACCCTTCTGCTGGttccaatttcaaaaggTCTTCTCCACATCCTTCTAATTTATCACCAATTCCCGTGCATTTCAACGCTGAAAGACGTACTTCGGTAAGTGGTGAAACTTTGCAGCCAGGTAATTTCGATGATTGGACTCCAGAAcattacaaagaaaagagtgaagaacaattgaaaagattagaaaaatcaatCGGTAAGAATttcttattcaataaattagaCCATGATAACAAGAGACTTGTTATAAACTGtttggaagaaaaacaTGTACCTAAGGAAACCGTGATTATTAAACAAGGTGATCAAGGTGACTATTTCTACATCGTCGAAGATGGTAATGTAGAATTTATTGTTAATGACGCAAAAGTTAGTTCATCAGGTTCTGGTTCTAGTTTCGGTGAATTAGCATTAATGTACAATAGTCCAAGAGCTGCTACAGTAATCGCTACTTCTGATTGTATTCTATGGGCCCTTGATAGATTGACTttcagaaaaattttattaggtagttctttcaagaagagaGTATTATatgatgatttattgaagagCATACCTGttttaaaatctttaaCCACTTATGAACGTGCTAAATTGGCTGATGCATTGGACACAAAATATTACGAACCAGATCAAGTTATCATTAAAGAAGGTGATGTtggtgaaaatttttaccTCATTGAATATGGTGAGTGTCAAGTCACTAGAGAAGACAAAGGTTTATTAACAACTTTACATAAAGGTGATTATTTTGGTGAAGTCGCActattgaatgatttaCCACGTCAAGCCACTGTTACAGCCTCAAAGAAAACCAAAGTTGCTACTCTAGGTAAGAGTGGATTCCAAAGACTCTTAGGTCCAGCTGTAGAAGTActcaaattgaatgatcCTACAAGATCCTCTCGTGAGTAATAATTGTGCAGATTCTTACTTTTTACTTTCCATCCTATTTGTTTATCTGCCTATCTCCCATTGATATATACGTATTTATACTTCTCTCATACACGTATTATgtatattttcttattgaataaatttatgATATCTGTCACTTTGgcaagaaaataaagtaGCGTATCGTATTatgccaaaaaaaaaaagatacatagataaataaataaataattgaaGGATGGGTCAAGATACGTCGTTGTAAAGAAATAGATATCTCAATACTTGTGATATGGCGGGAGTAATCAAGTTGACGATACCAGTTGTTGAAATTTCGAAAGAATTGGGCCATGATATAACTTCTATCAGAATCACGGgagattttgataattggGAACATACTGACTCAAGATATATCAACTTGATTGATCCTGCATATGATACcgttgattttgaaattgaatcacCCGTAGATTGccaacaaaatttgaactttaaatttattattgacGATAAAGAATGGATAACAACCGGATTATTTAATAAGATGCGTGATGTCAGTGGCAATTTGAACAATTCTATTAAAGCAATTGACTATTTGGAAACTACAACGgattttattaatatatCTTCGATGAGTGAACTGAGTAGCactgaagaaataaattttaataaagaGGACGAAGATActattttacaaaatgacGAATTTTCAAGTACACAGTCTTCAAGTAACTACTACAATAGGAAGGATAAGTTACGAGGAATTGTCAGTTTTGCAAGAAATATGGTGTCATATTGGCACAAGAAGTAATCTAGATGTACAATAAATTATAGAGTTTGATATTGTGATTCTTATCCGTGGCTATTGATCGCTCTTTTTTTAgtcttatatatattcttttaaataCACAGCTAATACTAATATTCAtcattcattaaaaaaagtagTAGAGATCAAGCTCGATctataaaattaataatcaCAGTGACTTGGTGAGAAGTCaactttttccaatttccatgaattatataaatatgtgGTTAGTGTAATTCCATAAGcttatattatttattagtACTTAAAGCCAGATTATCTGCCGGTTATCTTAGGAGTAGCACTGTATTATTTATCTGTCACTGTAGGcatttcatcttttattgaagcgaatataaaattaagaaatctcgaaaattaaatatcaaagtaaagcaaaattcaaaaggCACAGCAGAAACCACTAAATGAGTCTATTATCCACGGT is part of the Kazachstania africana CBS 2517 chromosome 1, complete genome genome and encodes:
- the CST6 gene encoding Cst6p (similar to Saccharomyces cerevisiae ACA1 (YER045C) and CST6 (YIL036W); ancestral locus Anc_7.211), which produces MYSNSNQIPMNYTNTPMFQQQQQQHHLHHLNNNNTGAVLSNLNNDDASQQRPLFGDMIMNSNVLNEHDPRLASHLDLNMSNNKLDPSAKNDIISNNNNTPDLANNATTVTTTNINTNNPVTTSANLHSNSNSSISLHALNTQQQIQKDLNDNNIQNNNNNNSKNNVHNNNNKNQDQGFRNVNSMNKQLYLMTMNNNPHALTDPAIQETLSPFFQPFGVDVSHLPMTNPPIFQSALPVSDEPVRRRRISISNGQIGQLGEDIETVDNIYNTQPPPLPRQYHQNHSRSNSNANGDNHPQNFPINPIPWQNNHNNGSNNNINTNSHDPLYMQQAVPQHQQQYMPQQQRQFNPQFAAQHQQQQYAQQQQKQNHEDYGDEPMPGTTAWKRARLLERNRIAASKCRQRKKIQQLQLQKDFNKLSSENKILKKKLNYYEKLILKFKKFTESHFKNCNFNKNENDDSLKIIQEMLMIDEDIHEINENGIIVKVEKNSSGLLGTDRDV
- the CKA1 gene encoding casein kinase 2 catalytic subunit CKA1 (similar to Saccharomyces cerevisiae CKA1 (YIL035C); ancestral locus Anc_7.209) — its product is MKSRIWSESRVYTNVNKQKDQEYWDYENTSIEWSTNNEEYEIETKVGRGKYSEVFQGVQLKSGKLIVIKMLKPVKKEKIKREIKILSNLSNETTPPTSLEFKIDNYYSNKKESVLKFKRDYIYELSHNGHENIIQLFDIIKDPISKTPALVFEYVNNIDFRILYPKLTDLEIRYYMFELLKALDYCHSMGIMHRDVKPHNVMIDHKARKLRLIDWGLAEFYHANMEYNVRVASRFFKGPELLVDYRMYDYSLDMWSFGTMLASMIFQKEPFFHGTSNTDQLVKIVRVLGSDDFERYLNKYEIVLPREFHDMDQYIRRPWYRFINDTNKHLSGNEEIIDLIDNLLRYDHQERLTAKEAMGHKWFEPVR
- the CAP2 gene encoding F-actin-capping protein subunit beta (similar to Saccharomyces cerevisiae CAP2 (YIL034C); ancestral locus Anc_7.208) encodes the protein MSSEGDKYDAALDLLRRLNPVKINSNLQNVINLEPTLAEDLLSSIDVPLKISNDPGFSNREYLCCDYNRDLDSFRSPWSNEYFPKLSDDVLMDSPFPSESLRQLEILCNDSFDVYRDLYYEGGVSSVYLWDLEDDENAEDFAGVVLFKKSNKSKNHWDSVHVVEVVSTNGNTFQYKVTTTIILQLEKDDSESQKLLRLSGNLTRQTEKTLSVDANSLEQTHIAHVTNLGVLIEDVESQMRNLLETVYFEKTRDIFHQVRNGATIEDQLNQTAHAEVIKGLQNL
- the YKE4 gene encoding Zn(2+) transporter YKE4 (similar to Saccharomyces cerevisiae YKE4 (YIL023C); ancestral locus Anc_7.203); this encodes MLVRNVSLCIFTLASMAWAHHGHEHGDNHQQSQSMVTLVHYLKNHFFVYDSRLNSMLASAFIQIIPYMLIISMPMLHGNARSISLFVAFALGTLLGDIFLHIIPESDPTLLGNGLFMGFMSFLTLDKISHIMSSNIHSHSHSHSHSHSHGSTSSSSVYLNLITSLIHNVTDGITLATSFYNNTTIGVITTLAILAHEVPHKITDFVIFKKSGFSNFKTYKSLSVNSLGSIFGTMIGCLINEGILNQFNDEFLLPFSAGGFIYLSAVTIVPDLLESGDEHNSKFQELLNWILQMACIVAGFQLMALMAE
- the BCY1 gene encoding cAMP-dependent protein kinase regulatory subunit BCY1 (similar to Saccharomyces cerevisiae BCY1 (YIL033C); ancestral locus Anc_7.206), with translation MAITSDQKNEIDLFHKQVEIENPSDIIQFGANYFNRRLELQRGFIKKQENFALSKGISLFPNDMAQDPMSTTHRSSSAVNFKSPFVDQDPHSIHSGPHSNNSSSEPFKSNFNVTTESKKRINSPMDPSQSNDDPSAGSNFKRSSPHPSNLSPIPVHFNAERRTSVSGETLQPGNFDDWTPEHYKEKSEEQLKRLEKSIGKNFLFNKLDHDNKRLVINCLEEKHVPKETVIIKQGDQGDYFYIVEDGNVEFIVNDAKVSSSGSGSSFGELALMYNSPRAATVIATSDCILWALDRLTFRKILLGSSFKKRVLYDDLLKSIPVLKSLTTYERAKLADALDTKYYEPDQVIIKEGDVGENFYLIEYGECQVTREDKGLLTTLHKGDYFGEVALLNDLPRQATVTASKKTKVATLGKSGFQRLLGPAVEVLKLNDPTRSSRE
- the ATG45 gene encoding Atg45p (similar to Saccharomyces cerevisiae YIL024C; ancestral locus Anc_7.202) codes for the protein MAGVIKLTIPVVEISKELGHDITSIRITGDFDNWEHTDSRYINLIDPAYDTVDFEIESPVDCQQNLNFKFIIDDKEWITTGLFNKMRDVSGNLNNSIKAIDYLETTTDFINISSMSELSSTEEINFNKEDEDTILQNDEFSSTQSSSNYYNRKDKLRGIVSFARNMVSYWHKK